GTTCATGGTCGTTCTCCCAGCGACCCGGGCGTGCGGGGTGGGAAAATCGGGGGAGGGTGCCGCCCGGGCGAGGATTCAGTCTATACCCGGGGTACCCGGCACGGAATGCGGACTATCCCTGACGGTTGGCCACAACCTTGGGAGCCTCAGCCCGCACCGCCGCGATGTCTCTCCTCAACTGCATGCCCTTGAAGTGGATCGCGTCGGCCGCGGCGTAGGCCTTGGCCCGGGCCTCGTCGACGTCGGCGCCCAGGGCGGTGACACCCAGCACGCGACCGCCGGCGGTCACCGGGTCTCCCGTTGCCTTGTCGATCTTCGTGCCGGCGTGGTAGACATAGATGCCCTCCATCGCCAGGGCCTCGTCGATGCCGGTGATGGCCTGCCCGGTGATGGGCTTCTGCGGGTAGCCCTCACTGGCGAGGACCACGCACACCGCCGCGCCGGGATGAAAGGCCAGTTCGAGGCCTTCAACGTTGCCAGTGGCGGTTGCGTAAAGCATCTCGAGGGCGTCGCTGGCAAGGCGGGGCATGAGCACCTGGCATTCGGGGTCGCCGAAGCGGACGTTGAACTCGAGCACCTTGGGGCCCGAGGCAGTCAGCATGAGGCCGACGTAAATGACGCCCCGATAATCGATGCCCTCGCGACGCAAGCTATCGATGGTGGGTAAGAGGACCTCTCGCTGGACGCGCTCCATGGCCGCGTCGTCGAGGAGCGCGCTCGGGCAAAACGCGCCCATGCCTCCGGTATTGGGTCCCTCATCGCCGTCGCGCAGACGCTTGTGGTCCTGGCAGGTGTCCAGGATGTACACACCCTTGCCGTCCGTGAGCGCGAAAACCGAGACTTCTGGTCCGCTCAGGCGTTCCTCGATCAGCACGCGGGCGCTGGCATCGCCAAAGGCCTTGCCGTCCAGCATCCAGCGGATGGCGTCGGCGGCCTCCTTGTGCGTACGGGGCACGACCACGCCCTTGCCTGCGGCCAGCCCCGTTGCCTTGATGACGGGTGGCTCGGTGCGGCTGAGCGAATACTCCACCGCCCTCTGTGCGTCGGTAAAGCTCCGGCTCTCGGCGGTGGGAACCGCCGCCTGGCGCATGAGGTCCTTGGCCCAGTGCTTGTCGGCCTCGAGCTGCGCACCGGCCTTGCCCGGGCCGAAGACCGCCACGCCCTTGGCTCGCAATGCGTCCGCCAGTCCGGCGGCCAGGGGCGCCTCCGGCCCGATGACCACAAGGTCGATGGCCTTGTCGCGGCAGAAGAGTTCGGCCCGGTAGGCTTGGGTCGCGTCGATCGGCACGCCCGCGTCGGCGGCTACGGCGGCAATTCCCGGATTGCCCGGGTGGCTGGTGTAGAGCGTGCCCAGGCGGGGCGAGGCGGCGATGGCCTCGGCCAGGGCGTGCTCGCGGCCGCCACCGCCGACCAGCAGGACGTTGAGCTTCTTCGATGCATCGTTGTCGCTGGGAGTACTCACGGACCAGTGTAGTGCCCGGCCGCGGGGGTGTAAGCTTCACGCATGCCCACCGTGCGTGATTTCGCGCAGCAGGACGTCGCCCAGGCCAATGCGCTCACCAACTGGTACATCGAGCACACGGCGGTCCACTTCGACACGCGGCCAGCCACTCACGCAGAGTTCGAGGCCCTGTGGCGCACGGGCAGCCGCACGCACCCGTGGCTGGCCGCCGAGGTCGACGGGCAGTTCGCCGGCTACGCCAAGGCGGGCCCGTGGCGAGCACGGACGGCCTACCAGCACACCTGTGAGACGGGCATCTACGTCGCCCGCGGCATGGAACGCCGCGGCGTGGGGCTGGCGCTCTACGCCGAGTTGCTGCCCCGGCTGCGGACTGCGGGCTTCCACGCGGTCGTCGCGGGCATGACGCTACCCAACGACGCCTCGGCCGCGCTCCATGAGCGCGCGGGGTTTCGCAAGGTGGGCAGCTTCGAGCAGGTGGGCCGAAAGTTCAACCGATGGCACGATGTGGGCTTCTGGCAACTGACTTTCCCCGATACGGCGGCCAACGGGCTGGATTCGGGCCAAGACGGGGCGTAAACTCTCGACCACAAAGATTGCGGGGTAGAGCAGTCTGGTAGCTCGTCGGGCTCATAACCCGGAGGTCGTAGGTTCAAATCCTGCCCCCGCTATTGAAGGCCGGCTGCGAGAGCAGCCGGCTTTTTCAACTGGGAACCAGCCAGCCAACCTAGCCCTCATCGGCGACGTTCACCCCCTCGGTGCGAGGCTCGCGCGTGCCGTCATCGGTCGACTGCGTCGGCTCGTCCACGTCCATCGTCCGCTTGATGAAGTCCCACTGCAGGCGGCGGTACTGGCGAGACCAGATGCCATGGCGCATGCCGGGGTAGATGGCCATCTCGAAGAGCTTGTCGGCCCGCTGGAGGGCAGCAATGAGCAGGGTCGAGTTGTGCATATGCACGTTGTCGTCGATATCGCCGTGGGCGATCAGCAGGCGCCCCTTGAGGTTGCTGGCTCCCTCGACGGCGCTCGTGCGTTTGTAACCCTCGGGGTTGGCCTGTGGTGTGGACATGTACCGCTCAGTGTAAATGGTGTCGTAGTCGCGCCAATCGGTTACCGGGGCGCCCGCAATGCCCGCGGTGAACAGGTCGCTGTGCGTGAGGGCGTACGCGGTGATGTAGCCGCCAAAAGAGTGGCCGTTGATGCCCACACGCGATGGATTGGCCCATCCCTGGGCGAGGGCCCATCGCACTGCGTCCTCCAGGTCTTTCAGCTCGCCTACGCCCAGATTCAGGTAGCTCGTCCAGGCACTCTTTGCGCCCTTGCCGCTGGCGGCGTAGGGATCCACGCGCATGACCACGATGCCAGCAGAGCAGAGTAACTGCTCCCACGTGCGGCCGGCCTGCCACGAATCGCGCACGGTGGGGGCGTGCGGGCCGGCGTAGGTCATCAGCCACAGCGGGTAGGTGCCCGCGGGGTCGAAGTCTGGTGGGTAGTAGAGAATCGCCTCGAGCTGCTGGCCCTCGTGCCGCGAGGGGATTTGCACGTGCTCAATCGTCGCCAACTCGTAATCGTCCAATTCGTAGACCGGGTTCGAGTCCAGCCAACGAATCAGGGCGCCGTCTTTGGTCGAACGCAGGGCGGTCTTGTTGGGATGGTGGACGCTCGACCAGCGATCGATAAACATCGTGGCAGACGGATTGAGGGTCACCGAGTGGCTGCCTGACTCGGGGGTCAGCCGGGTAAGCTCGGAGCCATTCAGGCGAATCTTGTACAGATCGTTGCCGATGTGCGAGGCGGTGGTGCCGGTGAAGTAGATCCAACCGGCATCTTCGTCAATGTGCTGAACCTGCCGGCATTCCCAGTCGCCGCTGGTGACCTGACGGATGATGCGGCCATCGGTGGTGTAGTGATACAAATGCTTGAATCCATCGCGCTCGGAGAACATCAGGAACGTGCCGTCCTCGAGATACATGAAGTCGCCCGGGGAGCCGATCCATGCCTCGGTTTGATCTCGCATCAGTTTGGTGGGTGGGCCGCCGCGGGGCGAGACGTGCAGGATGTCGACCCAGGTCTGGATGCGGTCCTGCACGTGCACGACGCACTGCCGGCCGTCGGGCGTCCAGGAGACTCCGCTGATCAAGAAGTCACCCTCGTCGTACGCGGTGAGATCGGCAGTCTGCACGCTGCCACCCTCTGGGCTGACGAACGCGAGCTTGACGTCGGGGTTCCGCTCGCCCGGCCGCGCGTATCGCTCGACTTCGATCTTCTGCTCGCGCCGCTGGTTGTCGACGATCGTGTACGTGGGCACGGCAGTGCTGTCAGTGATCAGGAAGGCGATGTGGGCCGAGTCGGGGCTCCACCAGTACGCCTTCCAGCTCCTGCCGAAGAGCTCTTCGAAGTAGAGCCAGCTCGCTTTGCCGTGGCGGACGTCGTCGGTCCCGCCTTCGGTGAGGGCTCGTGGGGACTGGGTCGCCACGTCGACCACCCATAGGTTGTTGTCGTTGATGTATGCGACGAAGGCGCCATCGGGGCTCAACGACCATGACTCCTCCCGCTGGGGCGTCGAGGTCAGCCGGACTGCCTTCGTGCCGTCCATCGAAACGTGGTACAGGTCGCGCTCGTGCTCGAAGACGAAACCATCCTTGCGACTGGTTCGGAAGTTCGAACTGGCGATGCGGCGGGCCCGGTCGGCATCGATCGTCGGAAGCTCAGAGATCACCTTGGCGACCGCTTGCCAATCCTGCTCGCCCTCGACTTCGATCACGCGGCCCGTGACGGCATCGACGCGATGCTGGCCATCCACGCCCGGCACGCTCTTGCGCAGGTGCTCGTCGTCGATCCAATCCAGCCGGGCGGACTGGGCACCGTTGAGCGAGGGCGCACCGCGGCGATCCAGGACCATGTCGCTCGTGATGCGCCTGGGAGGGTCGCGAAACTCGTCGAGTGGCTTGGCGCTCCGCGTCAGGATCGGGGCCGGCTCGGGCAGGCGGTAGATCGGGAAGTCCTTGCCCTCGGCCACGTAGTCATCCAGGAAGCTCCAACTCGCCAGTCCATCGGTGGCCTGCGGTTCGAGCATGTACGCCGCCAGGATGCCAAGCTCCTGCTCGGTGCGAACCAGGTGCCAGCCTGGTTCGACACGCACGCCCCGCGTGCGCGCCGTGACCTCCGAGACGTCGAGCATGCGGTGACCCTGAAACACCCGTTCGGCCCGGCTTACTTCGTCCACGCGGTAGACCCGGGCGTCCAGTTCCATCTCTTCACGGACTTCCTGGACCTCGATGCCGTGCCGCTGCAGGTGCTCGGCAACGTGGCGAAGGTCGGCGGGGATCAGGTACGCCCAAGGCCGCTCGACGCTGAGGGTGGCCTCAAAGTCATTGACCAGTTCGACCTCGTAGTCTCTGGCCTCGTCGGTGGGCTCGATCTTGTTGCCCTGTTCGTCATATTCAACATACCCCAGGGCGGTGAAGGTTCGGTCGAACGGAATCGCGCGCGTGCGAACGGCGATCGTATCGGCACGTCCGTTTCGGTTGTACGAATCTGCGGCACGGATTGTCTTACGAATCGCGTCGGCGTGCTCGGCCGACTCCTGGAGGATCGCCCGGCAGAACTCGAGCGTGCCAAGCACGCGGTCCTTGAATGTGGCATAGGCGTACGCCTCGGACAGGATGCCGATGCGATTCCGCAGCCCGCGATAGGACGTGCCGTAGCGCGGCGAGGCCGGGTAGGTCGTCCACTTGCTGTGCATGCCGGCGAAGTTGCCGTACACCCACGCGTTGTACTCTGTCTGGTCCTCGAATCGCTCGTCGATCTGGGGAATGAACGTATCGCGGGCAAACTCAATCAGCCCCGGGTCGCCCGCGGGGTGCTTGGGCCCCTGGTAGGTTATGACGTATCGGTGGTTTGAGCCGTTGGTGGTATGGGTGTCGACAACGACGGCCGGGTCCCACTGGTGCATGAACTTGACCAGTGCGCGTGTCTCGGGCGCTTCGAGCTTGATCCAGTCGCGGTTCAGGTCCAGGTCCTGGGCATTGTGCCGCAGGCCCATCTCGTCCGGGCCGTTCTGGTTACGACGGTTGCCCGGGTCCATCTTGTCGTTGGAATCGGGGTTGTAGTTGGGCACGAAGCACACGATCAGGTCGTCGAGCAACGCCGATCGTTCGCCCAGGGCAAGCTCCCTGGCGAGCATCTGCAAGGCTTCCTTGCCACACGTTTCTCCCGAGTGGATGTTGCCAAACAGCAGAACGACGAGTTTGCCGCTCCGCCGGGCCTGCTCGGCGGAGGACACCGGCGGATCGGCGACGACCAGCAGCGGAAGGGGCTTGCCCTCGTTCGATGTGCCGATCGACCCGAGCCAGGCCCGCTCGCTCTGTTCGTCGAGCGTCTCCAGGAATGCCTCGACCTGGGCCGAGGTACTCGTCTTGCGATACTCGGTCTCTTCGGCCACCGTGACGGGCGGGCCGGCCGCATCCTGAGAAAGCACCGATGCCGGCCAGGCCAGCAGAACGACGAGGGCCAGGATCCAGGTTCGCATGCGGTGCCTCCGGTTCACGTTCGCGTCGGCCACACGGCCGGGCCGGCGAGTATCCATTCAGAGCGGTTATACCTCGTTACGCAGGTCCGTTCTACGAGATCAGGGACTCAACGCAGATTTGGCGCTCTGGGCGGCTCCGATAGCCATGCGTGGTCGGGGAAACCAAGGACGGGTAGGCTATTGCAGGGGCACCGACCCCACGTGCGTCGCACCGCCAACCTGCTGCACCTCGATCCACCAAACGGCGCTTGCGGGCAACGGGTCGGGCGCGGTGGCACGGAGCTCGTAGCCGCCCAATTGTTCGGCGTAGGCGGCTTCGGCGACCGCCGAGTCGAACCGTCCGTCCGTCCCGATCCAGCCTCGAACCGACGCTGTGGTCGCGTCGTCGGGGACCTGGATAACCAGGCGGAGTTGCTGGCCCGCGACAGCGGGGCCGCGGCCTCGAAGCACGCGAACGTCGATGGTGCCGATGGCCACCGAACCAGCGTCGATCAGGTCGGATGGCTCCTGCGATGGCCGTGCCGGCTCAACCCGACGGTGCTGCTCTTCAGCAGCGGGCGCAGCCTGGCTGGTCGCGGGATTCCCGAGTTCCTCGCAGCCCGCCCCAGCGCAACCAGCAAGCAAGACGATCGCCATCCAACGCTTCAAGCCCATTACCGCCTCCGTGCGTTCAGCCGCCCCTCCTATCGGCTCGATGCTGTGGCCGCGCACGAAACACCCGCGGCCGGATCGACCGCGGGCTGTGGCTTGACTCTGGGTTGAGGCGTCAGCCTGCCTTGGCGGGCACGAACCCCGCGCAGCCGCTGGTGGCCGTCACGGTCAGGTTTAGTGGCTTGAGGTCGGGATGGCCGCAGTGTTCCTGGAAATTCTCGGGGGCCTGGCCGCTGATGCGGATCTGAACGAGCTTTTCCTCGGTCGGGTGGTCTTCGCCGAAATGGGCGCACTTGCCGCACTGGCCGTCTGTGATCTGGAGCATGGGATGCCTCCTTGTCGCAATGGGGCCGGCGAATCCGGCTCCCACACCAAGGAGTATGACATCAATCCCGCCAGATTGCACTGAGAATCGGTCTCATTCCAGAAGTGAGACGGAGTCGCACTCTCAAACGCTGCGAGACTGGACTGGAGCCCCCGACCGCCGAATACTTGGGGCCTGCCGATTCGAGCCGAGCGACGACTTCGGCCCCGATTGGTAGGGTCACATTCGGTGCCACCTTAGCTCAGTTGGTAGAGCGAAGCTTTCGTAAAGCTTAGGTCATCGGTTCGAGTCCGATAGGTGGCTCTTTCGCCTGGCCGGTTCGCAGGTAGTGGCTCAGACCCCACCGCGACCCTGGAGCGTCGCCTTCAGGTCAATCCGCTGGCCGTCGCGATCCACCGTCACCGTCACGACATCGCCCGGCTCGTGTCGCATGAGTTGGCCCATCCAATCACGGACGTCGCCCACGGGCTGGCCGTTCCACGCCACCAGGACGTCGCCTGCTTGCAGCCCGGCGTAGTCGGCCGGTGAATCGGGCGTCACGCCGCCCACGGCTACGCCCTTGATGCCTTCAACATACGTGCCGGGCCGGATGCCAAAACGAACCTTGATGTCACCCATGCTGGGGCCGGCGGCGGGTCGCTGGCCGCCGACGAACTGAATCGTCTCGGTGCTACTGGCAATTGCATGCACGACCTGAGCGAAGACCTCGGCCGTCGCGGCGCCTTGCGTGCGGTTGATCTTCCACGACACGTCGTTCTGCGTGTGGTAATCGTCGTGGCTATCGCTCTGGGTGACGAAGAGCACCGGTACGCCGGCCTCGTAGAACGCCCAGTGGTCGCTGCGGCCGCTGAGCCCTTCTTCAACCTGCTCGATGAGCTTTGAGGCGTCGAAGATGGGGGTGACGATCTGGGTCAGACTGCTGCCCGTGCCGACGCCCGAGACGCTCAGACGGCCTTCCTTCACGCGGCCAATCATGTCGAAGTTGATCATGAGCGCGTGCGTTGGGGTGGGTGCGATCGGGTTGTTGACGTAGTGCGTCGCGCCCATCAACCCAGATTCCTCGCCGCTGAAGGCGATGAACAGCACGCTGCGGCGGTCGCCCGAGAGTTGCTCGTACTCGGCCGCCAGCGTCTGGGCCATCACCAGCATGCCTGCGACGCCCGACGCATTGTCGTCGGCTCCGAGGTGCGGCTGGCCCGACTCGCCGCGCGAGCCCTCCTCACCATTTCCCAGGTGATCGAGGTGCGCGCCCACGACGATGAACTGATCGGCCAGTTCGCCCTTGCCCGGCAGCACGCCCGCGACGTTCTCGGCGTTGATGTTCTCGATAGCGAAGGCCTGCCGCCACGACGAGCCAAACGCGGGTTCGAGACCAGCAAGCTCCATCGAACGCTCGACGTAGCTCTTGGCCATCTCCATGCCCGGGCTGCCCGGAAGACGCCCGCCCATGGCTGGGCTGGAGAGCGTGGTAACGTGGGTGTCGAAGAGGCGGACCTGCGTATCACTATCGGCCAAGGCCTCAGCGATGGGGCAGTCCTGAGCCAGTGCGCTGAGGCTGACGGTGAACGCGATGAGAACTGCGAGAAGGCTCGAGATCGTGGGCATGGTCGCTCCTTGAGACGTGGTCTCAATAGTGTAGGAGGCACCGATCACCGGCTCAGCCCCGCTTGAGCCGCCGAATCGCAGTATCACGTCGCAACAGCGCCACCATGGCCGACATCAGCAGCACCGCGACGGCCATGCCAAAGAGCAGGCCGCCGTCGTCGCCCCCGTCGGGTGTGGATATGGCGATGCCCAGGATGGTCAGGTGCGAGCCGATGGCCCCGAGCATCATCAGCAAGCCCCCCAGCGCGCCGAAGAACGCGGTTCTGGGAATCAGAATCAGCACGACCACGAAAAGCTCGAACACGCCCGAAGCAATCGCCGCGGGCCGGCCGCCCAGGTCTTCGAAGATCACTTGGGTTTCCGGTGCGTTGGTGAACTTGAAGAACAGCGTCTGCCCCAGGATCAGAGCGACGATGATCTGACCGATCCATGACGCAATGCGAAAGGGCGTGCCACTGGCCACGGTGGGCAGCGCGGACGATCGAGGGGCGGGGTCTGTCATGATGGGGTCTCCTGAGAGCAGGCGGACCCTTCCCGGTGCCCGGCTATTCCCGCCGTCCCGTCACACACACGATGAAACTGTCGTCCAAGTCGCTCGGATCGACGATCGGCTCGATATACGGGCGCCCCTGGTCGTCAACGGCGTCCGGCAACTGGTTGTAGACCGCCGTGCCCGAGAACCCGGCCTCCGTCATCGCGTCGCGCAGTTCCGGCACGCTCCACAGCCGCCAGCGGTAGATGAACGCGTCGGGGTACTCTGCGTCGATCATGCCGGCCCGTTCGATGCGAAAGTGCAGCACGTCGGTCACCATGCCCGTCAGCGGGTCGGCCTCACGTTGCTCCCAGGTATATCGCACGCGCCAGCCGCCCGTACCATCGGGCGCCAGGTGCGCCGGCAGCGGGTGAAATCGGTGAACTTCGCCGGTAATGAATGCCGTCTCGCCGCCATAGGTGTCGCACACGAACACGCCGCCGGGCGTCAGCCGCTCGCGTACATGCTTGAGATACGCCACGAGGCTTACGCGGTCGTGGTGGTAGCCGATGGAAAAGTTGCCCACCCACAGCGCGTCGACGCTCGCCGTTTCTTCCATGACGTCACCCACGCGCGTGCTCACGCCCTCCACGCCATGGCATCGCGCGAGCGCCTCAGCGTCCTGATCAACGCACCAGGCTTGATGCGCGCCGCCTTGGGCCACCCACGCCCGGCCGACCGCGCCGCTGCCGGCGAAGTCTTCGCCCAGTCGCACCGGTTCGTTGCCGTGGATCGCGCGCAGCAGATCGACCACGTGCTTGGGGCTCTGCACGCAAATCTCGTAGAGGTCCTGGGCGGTGGGTGAGTTGGCCAATTCGCTCACGCCATGCGGACCCAGCGGATGAGCGTGCGAAAGTTCGGAGGCTTGCCGAACATCAGCATGCCGACTCGGAAGATCTTGCCCGCCAGCCAGACCGCGACCACCGCGCCCGCGGCAGACACCAGCAGGCTCAGCAGGATCTGCCAGAGCGGCGGGGGGTCGTTGCTGGCGATACGCAGCATCATGATGAAGGGATTGATGGGCGGCGTGAAGCTCAGTACGATGGCCAGCATCGAATTGGGCGCCCGTGGGATGACCAGCATCATCAGGTACGGGATCATCATGAACATCATGATGGGCGTCATGAACGTCTGCGCCTCTCGCAGGTCGTTGACGGCGGCGCCCGCGGCGGCCATGAGCGAGGCGATCATGCCGTAGCCGGTCAGGAAGAACAGGAACATCCACACCAGATCCAGCGGGCTGATGAGATCGCCCAGGCTGAACGCGATGAGGGCGCTGATGCCCACGCCCGAGTAGATGGTCAGCATGGCCAGGCCGACAAGCATCTGGCCCAGGATCTTGCCGGCCATGAGTTGCGTGGGTGAAACAGCGCTCAGCAGCACCTCGACCACGCGGTTGGACTTCTCCTCGACCGTCGTCGTCAGCAGATACTGCCCGCCCGTAAAGACAGCGCCCAGCACGAGCAGCATCATAACCATGGGCAGGATGAAGCTCATGGCGCTGGTCGATTCGCGCTCGCCCTGTTCGGTGACCTCGGTCGTGTTCTCTGCGTTCACCGTTGTGAGGGCTTGGATGGCCGTCTTCTCGAAGCCGTTGGCCTGGTAGCGAGCGTCGAGCACGCCTCGACGCAGCCCACTCTCGATCTCACCCACGATGCGTTCATCAAGCCGGGGCATGTGCGTCAACGCGAATGCGCCGAATTGCTCTTCGGAGTCGCCCTTGACCACGGCGTCGGGGTCGATCCGCGCCACCGCGATGGTCGAGTTTGGATCGTCCTTGACCGCCTGACGGATGCGCTCTTTGGCTTGGTCGAAGTCGGCATCGGGCGGCAGCACCTCGACGGTGAGTTGGGGAAGCTCCCCCTGGGCCATCGCCATGGCCTGGTCCATCGAGCCATCGGGGGCGGCGGGCATGCCCGGCAGCGCCTCGCTCACGCGCCTCGCCAGTTCCCCGCGACGCTCGGCGATGGCCTGCGGGCTCAGGTACTCGGTGAGCCGCGGGGCCACTTCGCCGGTGGGGTCGATGATTGCCACCGTGCCGACGACGGCGGGGGCCTTCTGCTGGCTGATGATGAAGATGATGACCGGGATGGCTACCGCAATGATTGCCGGCACGACCACGGCCCCGATGAGGAAGCCCTTGGTGAGCACCGTGGAGGCAAACTCGCGGGCGGCAACGTGCAGGACGCGCTTCATGCCGAGGCTCCTTCCAGGGCTTCGCTCTCGTCGGCCGAGCCGCGCAGGGCGTCGCGGACTTCTGCCTCGCTCGCGCCCGTGCCCCCGGCGACCTGCTCGACGAACACGTCCTCCAGCGTGACGCGCTTTGCGGCGACGCTGCGAACATCAATCGCATGGGCGATCGCCCGGACGGCTTGGGGAGCCGGCAGGGCGTGGGGGTCGATATGGGCCGCCCAGCTCTCGCGTGTCTGCTCCACGCTGCGCACGCCGTCGATGCGCGACACACGCTGGGGGTCTTGGCCGTCCACGGGGTCAAAGAGCACAACGCTCGGCTCATGGTTGGCGCGGATCTCATCGATCGATGCGTCGAGCACCTTCTGCCCGTTGTTGATCATCACGATGCCCTGGCACATCTGCTCGGCCTGGAACATCACGTGCGTGCACAGGATGACGGTCCGGCCCTGCTGGTGCTGCTCGACCATGAGCTGCTGGAGCAGCCGCAGGTTGACCGGATCGAGCCCGCTGAAGGGTTCATCGAGGATGATCAACTCCGGCTCGTGCAGGACCGCGGCGATGAACTGCACCTTCTGCTGCATGCCCTTGGAGAGTTCTTCGCACCGCTTGCTCGCCGCATCGGCCAGGTTCACGCGCTCAAGC
This genomic stretch from Phycisphaerales bacterium harbors:
- the purD gene encoding phosphoribosylamine--glycine ligase, translated to MSTPSDNDASKKLNVLLVGGGGREHALAEAIAASPRLGTLYTSHPGNPGIAAVAADAGVPIDATQAYRAELFCRDKAIDLVVIGPEAPLAAGLADALRAKGVAVFGPGKAGAQLEADKHWAKDLMRQAAVPTAESRSFTDAQRAVEYSLSRTEPPVIKATGLAAGKGVVVPRTHKEAADAIRWMLDGKAFGDASARVLIEERLSGPEVSVFALTDGKGVYILDTCQDHKRLRDGDEGPNTGGMGAFCPSALLDDAAMERVQREVLLPTIDSLRREGIDYRGVIYVGLMLTASGPKVLEFNVRFGDPECQVLMPRLASDALEMLYATATGNVEGLELAFHPGAAVCVVLASEGYPQKPITGQAITGIDEALAMEGIYVYHAGTKIDKATGDPVTAGGRVLGVTALGADVDEARAKAYAAADAIHFKGMQLRRDIAAVRAEAPKVVANRQG
- a CDS encoding N-acetyltransferase family protein, producing the protein MPTVRDFAQQDVAQANALTNWYIEHTAVHFDTRPATHAEFEALWRTGSRTHPWLAAEVDGQFAGYAKAGPWRARTAYQHTCETGIYVARGMERRGVGLALYAELLPRLRTAGFHAVVAGMTLPNDASAALHERAGFRKVGSFEQVGRKFNRWHDVGFWQLTFPDTAANGLDSGQDGA
- a CDS encoding DPP IV N-terminal domain-containing protein, which codes for MRTWILALVVLLAWPASVLSQDAAGPPVTVAEETEYRKTSTSAQVEAFLETLDEQSERAWLGSIGTSNEGKPLPLLVVADPPVSSAEQARRSGKLVVLLFGNIHSGETCGKEALQMLARELALGERSALLDDLIVCFVPNYNPDSNDKMDPGNRRNQNGPDEMGLRHNAQDLDLNRDWIKLEAPETRALVKFMHQWDPAVVVDTHTTNGSNHRYVITYQGPKHPAGDPGLIEFARDTFIPQIDERFEDQTEYNAWVYGNFAGMHSKWTTYPASPRYGTSYRGLRNRIGILSEAYAYATFKDRVLGTLEFCRAILQESAEHADAIRKTIRAADSYNRNGRADTIAVRTRAIPFDRTFTALGYVEYDEQGNKIEPTDEARDYEVELVNDFEATLSVERPWAYLIPADLRHVAEHLQRHGIEVQEVREEMELDARVYRVDEVSRAERVFQGHRMLDVSEVTARTRGVRVEPGWHLVRTEQELGILAAYMLEPQATDGLASWSFLDDYVAEGKDFPIYRLPEPAPILTRSAKPLDEFRDPPRRITSDMVLDRRGAPSLNGAQSARLDWIDDEHLRKSVPGVDGQHRVDAVTGRVIEVEGEQDWQAVAKVISELPTIDADRARRIASSNFRTSRKDGFVFEHERDLYHVSMDGTKAVRLTSTPQREESWSLSPDGAFVAYINDNNLWVVDVATQSPRALTEGGTDDVRHGKASWLYFEELFGRSWKAYWWSPDSAHIAFLITDSTAVPTYTIVDNQRREQKIEVERYARPGERNPDVKLAFVSPEGGSVQTADLTAYDEGDFLISGVSWTPDGRQCVVHVQDRIQTWVDILHVSPRGGPPTKLMRDQTEAWIGSPGDFMYLEDGTFLMFSERDGFKHLYHYTTDGRIIRQVTSGDWECRQVQHIDEDAGWIYFTGTTASHIGNDLYKIRLNGSELTRLTPESGSHSVTLNPSATMFIDRWSSVHHPNKTALRSTKDGALIRWLDSNPVYELDDYELATIEHVQIPSRHEGQQLEAILYYPPDFDPAGTYPLWLMTYAGPHAPTVRDSWQAGRTWEQLLCSAGIVVMRVDPYAASGKGAKSAWTSYLNLGVGELKDLEDAVRWALAQGWANPSRVGINGHSFGGYITAYALTHSDLFTAGIAGAPVTDWRDYDTIYTERYMSTPQANPEGYKRTSAVEGASNLKGRLLIAHGDIDDNVHMHNSTLLIAALQRADKLFEMAIYPGMRHGIWSRQYRRLQWDFIKRTMDVDEPTQSTDDGTREPRTEGVNVADEG
- a CDS encoding M28 family peptidase produces the protein MPTISSLLAVLIAFTVSLSALAQDCPIAEALADSDTQVRLFDTHVTTLSSPAMGGRLPGSPGMEMAKSYVERSMELAGLEPAFGSSWRQAFAIENINAENVAGVLPGKGELADQFIVVGAHLDHLGNGEEGSRGESGQPHLGADDNASGVAGMLVMAQTLAAEYEQLSGDRRSVLFIAFSGEESGLMGATHYVNNPIAPTPTHALMINFDMIGRVKEGRLSVSGVGTGSSLTQIVTPIFDASKLIEQVEEGLSGRSDHWAFYEAGVPVLFVTQSDSHDDYHTQNDVSWKINRTQGAATAEVFAQVVHAIASSTETIQFVGGQRPAAGPSMGDIKVRFGIRPGTYVEGIKGVAVGGVTPDSPADYAGLQAGDVLVAWNGQPVGDVRDWMGQLMRHEPGDVVTVTVDRDGQRIDLKATLQGRGGV
- a CDS encoding class I SAM-dependent methyltransferase, with product MSELANSPTAQDLYEICVQSPKHVVDLLRAIHGNEPVRLGEDFAGSGAVGRAWVAQGGAHQAWCVDQDAEALARCHGVEGVSTRVGDVMEETASVDALWVGNFSIGYHHDRVSLVAYLKHVRERLTPGGVFVCDTYGGETAFITGEVHRFHPLPAHLAPDGTGGWRVRYTWEQREADPLTGMVTDVLHFRIERAGMIDAEYPDAFIYRWRLWSVPELRDAMTEAGFSGTAVYNQLPDAVDDQGRPYIEPIVDPSDLDDSFIVCVTGRRE
- a CDS encoding ABC transporter permease; the protein is MKRVLHVAAREFASTVLTKGFLIGAVVVPAIIAVAIPVIIFIISQQKAPAVVGTVAIIDPTGEVAPRLTEYLSPQAIAERRGELARRVSEALPGMPAAPDGSMDQAMAMAQGELPQLTVEVLPPDADFDQAKERIRQAVKDDPNSTIAVARIDPDAVVKGDSEEQFGAFALTHMPRLDERIVGEIESGLRRGVLDARYQANGFEKTAIQALTTVNAENTTEVTEQGERESTSAMSFILPMVMMLLVLGAVFTGGQYLLTTTVEEKSNRVVEVLLSAVSPTQLMAGKILGQMLVGLAMLTIYSGVGISALIAFSLGDLISPLDLVWMFLFFLTGYGMIASLMAAAGAAVNDLREAQTFMTPIMMFMMIPYLMMLVIPRAPNSMLAIVLSFTPPINPFIMMLRIASNDPPPLWQILLSLLVSAAGAVVAVWLAGKIFRVGMLMFGKPPNFRTLIRWVRMA
- a CDS encoding ATP-binding cassette domain-containing protein, with product MEDAVVMENLRKTFGPKVAVEGLDLRVKSGSLTGLIGPNGAGKSTTIRMLMSILFPDSGTLQVLGKKSALQSKDRIGYLPEERGVYRKMKVTQFLKYMGKLKGLKDPELSTRVHEWLERVNLADAASKRCEELSKGMQQKVQFIAAVLHEPELIILDEPFSGLDPVNLRLLQQLMVEQHQQGRTVILCTHVMFQAEQMCQGIVMINNGQKVLDASIDEIRANHEPSVVLFDPVDGQDPQRVSRIDGVRSVEQTRESWAAHIDPHALPAPQAVRAIAHAIDVRSVAAKRVTLEDVFVEQVAGGTGASEAEVRDALRGSADESEALEGASA